AAATTTGTGATGCAAGGCCATTCATGGATCTCACCCTGCTTATTGGATATGCCAAGGTACAAACCTTACTCAAGATTATACACACATATGCTCAACCTTTTTAAGAGCTAGATGCTTTTAATGTTGACATATTCTCAACCTTTTCTTATTGCAATTGAAGCTTTACACTCCATTTTCCTCATCGTTACATGACCCACAAAATGCCAAGAATATATGCTTTGTgtcttattttatattttcatattTTTCACACGATATTCGTATACGTCATATTGCTAGAGTCTACATCACCTTCACTGGTGGAACTTGAACCCGACCAAATATGGGCTGAAACTAGTAACaaggggtaaacactaaaaaaatctTAGTATTTTTgtagtaatttttatttttatttttatttattatttttttttttaatccagATGGGGCAAGCACCCCCTCCGACTATGCCTATGTTCCGCCCTTGATCACCTTACTAGAGAACTTTAATGTGATAGTGCTTCAGCTAGCCTATGCAACTTATAAACTACAAACCTCATATCACCTTTACGTTCAGTTGGCTCTTTAAAGCATAAAAGGTCGGCTTATTAGTTTGAAAGCTAGTTTGAATGAATCTGATGTTTGCCCCACTCATTGTGACCAATCTGGTGCCGATAACTTCCACACATAACGTGCGTAAGATGTTGTACTATGAGAAATATGTTAAGGATATTCTATATGCTTATGATATATACATAACTTTTTTGCTCTATAAAAAGGTTTTGAAGGGAAGTTGTTGTCTCATAAGCTGAGATAAAGTTTTGAAGTCATTGATTGTATGGATGGATAGCTGGGCAATTACTCCTTCGGCAGTAGGTTGTTCAATTTTATTCCTACCGCCAAGGGAGATTTGCCCTGCAATACATCCGGTACGAAACGTCGATTAGACGAGTAAAGTTTCTTCTAAGGCGAGGATATGTTTTAGTAACTAACTTAAGATGACTTATGAGTTATGAGTAGTATCAGTGGCCGAAGATATTGTATCCAAAAGGGGGTATCCGGCGCCCCACCGGGATTAAAAAAGAAATTAcactaaaaaaaatttttttactaaaaaataaggtgTTTTTAGGTGTTTACCCAATGCCACTAGTCGGGTTCAAGTTCCGACAGGAgtagtacaacaacaacaaaactcaataccacaattagtggtgtatgggggaggtgagatgtagacaatccttcccctatccgagaataaagaaaaGTTCTTTCTCTACCCAgaatgaaacactctcaaaagtagagaaagtcatccctctctctatccgACAGGAGtagtatttatgtttatatatattttggtgTTTTTGTTGTGTTATCTTCTTCTTACAAGTAGCAGATTTCAGTTCAAAACTTCTGTCATTAGTCATGGCTTGAAAACAATAAGGAGTAGTAATCATCTTTATTTTTGTTAatgttatatattttaaacaaaattCATATAAAACAAAGGGTAAAACCGACCCTCTAAATTACGTGCTTCAAAATATAAGTAACTATGCATTTACTTGCGTTGTGTGTAATTAACAAAGTTGACATCGACTGTGTGTATCCAACATCTGCTATTCAAAACCGACGTGCACTCTTTTTATATCTTCAAACTCTACTGGATCAATTACTGTTATTGAACCTTTGTTATTCGGGCTGCAACTTGAGCCCTTTATAATGTTGATAACGGGGTGGTAGTATGGGCCAAACCTATTACCAAGATTACCTAACATCCCTTAAAAACCCGTTAGTCTAATTTCCCCATTATCAGGTTTCAGTGCAAATGATGGCTGCTTTGGCCGCATTATTACCTGACTTTATTAGTACTCGTTATTTAGAGAGTAAGCAAGAAAAGCATATATCGAATTGAAGTAGTGTGTGCATGACCACTCAGGTGTGAAGTCATGATAGACAACAAATTCTGTAGTTGAACATATGATCTTTTTTAAAAAATTTCGTATGGTATGTTTAAGGTGGCAAGATGGGCGGGTTGGCTAACCTGTCAAAATAAGTTTCTTTGGGTTATTTCTAGTACAAGAAGAAACGTGTCAGTACAGGTTTATCTGATACATCTTAGTCCATACTTTTTTAACTTACTGAAACAAATAAATTACCAACCCTTTAGGTCTTCAGAATATATTGCGTTTTATGTAACCAAAATATAGAATTTACGAGACTTTTCACCAATTTGACCCTTTCTTCTATtggctaattataataattataacatgtATGAGATAAAACACAATAAATCGCCAAATTAGTACTCATTATATATAACATGAATATTATAGGTCGAAAATGTCATCACTAGATCTATTAAACCACTTCTCACATATATTGGAACATGAAATCATACTACAACTTGTATCACAAACAACAACAATACCAATACCGAATCTCACAAATGTGAAGCTTGGGGTGGCGAGATATAACATGAAATTATTCCACAATCCTAGTTGTTCTACGAAGTTCATGTAAGATTAAACATGTTCTTGGAGTATTCTCTTTTTTTAACAGCATTTTGGGATCACCTAGAGGACTAAACCACTCACGCGATCATCTCTCATAGTTGCATAACCTACCCCCAACTGTTGTCCTGGAGGAAAtccggaccaatccgagggcatgaccgGTAAAATATCCTATAAGTGATGGAATAGGAATAGGTAACTCATCATATTACAAGCCTTCTAGCCTTAGAGTTCTTGTTTTTGAAGTCTTCTAAGTTCAAAGGGGAACGATAACACAAAAAATACTCAACATGTACCTTTTCAATTCAAGATACAAAAGTTTAATGGATCAAAGAAGTGCAAAGATTTAGCTTTTAATGTAACGAACGGGGTTAATTGTAAGAACATGATACGAGAATCTAAACGATAAAAAAAAACTCATACGTTTAAATAATTAATCtgttaatttaacataattaacttaCACCACTTGGACATAAGgcgactagtatatatatatatatatatatatatatatatatatatatatatatatatatatatatatatatatatatatatatatatatagtggtaggatcaagagggaagtaaccatttggggggaagcggggggaagcaaaaacattttttttcttttcgttttttaaaaaaactttgttcacgaacattgtagatgagatgaaaatatgaacatttagtagagacactttgtgataaatgtttttattttggcggaaaaatgctcgaagaattaatatataacaattatcgtgtttttcgagcgtattttgaggttttagctattggggtttagatattagggtttatagggtttagatattagggtttagaaatttagggtttagggtttagatttagggtttagatttaggatttagatagaatttttaacacgaatggtttagagtttagggtttagggttttgggtttggtgttttgggtttatggaataaacccaaaacaccaaactctaaaccctaaaccctaaacactaaaccctaaactctaaatcgggctaaattttacttcacaaaacatgaaaaaaaacgttcatattcttcacgaacaatattatcttgaatgttatttttgtcgatcgttttcccgcctaaataataacattcatcacgaagtgtctcttctaaatgttcatattttcgtgtgatcttgatgccggaaatttttttttttcaaaaaaacgaaattttttttttttttgcttccccccgattggttacttccccattgatcctgcccctatatatatatatatatatatatatatatatatatatatatatatatatatatatatatatatatatatatatatatatatatatatatatataaaagtatataaagAAGTTAAAACAAAATAAAGAGATGATGTGACAATATTTTTTTGAATTGAAACTTACACTCTccattttcctcttccttacatGACCCACAATAATGCCAAGGATATATTTTGTACatcttatttatttttgtttttttaacaCAATGTTCTTATGTCTTATATTTCTGAGAGTCTATTGCAATTGTGCTTAAGCTAGCAAATATATACAACTACAAATACTCATTTTGCCCTTACGATCTGTTGGCTCTTTGATGCATAAAAGGTCAGTCAAGAATATAACTCAAAAAGCTAATTTGAATGAATCTGATGTTTGGTCCACTAATTGTGATGACCAATTTTGTGTCAACATATTTCACACTCAATGTTCTCGAAATGGTGTACAATGAGAAATATGtgaaggatattctatatgcatacgaATATCAGAATATATATACATAGCTTTATTACCCTATAAATAGTTTTTGAAGGAAGGATTATTGTCTCAGAGATCAAAATAAAGTTTCCCGTAAGACATTGTATGGATGGATTACTGGGCAATTACTCCTTGGGCAGTTGGTTGTTTGTTTTTATTCCTACCGCCAAGGGAGATTTGCCCTGCAATACATCTGCTACGAAACGACAGTTAGGCGAATAAGCATATCATTTTTATAACTACTATATATAAGATGACTTGTTTAGTCATATAATGCAGGTATGTATATTGATTTCGGTTGTATTTTGTCTTATTTTTTAGCAGTAGATTGATTGATTTCGGTTAGTACTCCACATCAAGTAATGCATTTCTTGATAACGATAGTAATCGTCCCTTTTTTTCATGTCAGTAAACAAGCTTCCATGTATTATTACTTGATGTCTTGCTTTAAATCCAACCTAAGATACCGGTCAGACAAATTTTATTGTGATGATCATGTAGTTTCTATGCTCTTACATATAGCcaacttataaaaaaataataattaattgttACTAGTATGATAGAATGTACGTACCACAAACAGTAGTTGTAATGACTTTCCGTACTTAGAAGCATATCGACTTGTGAATGCTGCTTGCATTTTCAAGTTTGTGGCCATTGCTTCTATCGGAATGGTCTATTTAAAGGTGGCAAGATGGGCGGGTTTAAAACCGGTTCCAATTAAAATGGGTCACTATTTAGAACAATCTGAAACGGGTCAGGTCAGGTTTAGATGACATGTTTGTCTACTTTTGTTGTAAAAAAAAAAGTGTGTTATGTTATAAGTCAAGTGTCATGGTGCAGTGGCcgacacttttgataaagtaaaatttggtgaatcaatgaatttggtggatcacggatattactgttccacctaactacacagtgaattattgtactataagtatgttatcgattgtaatcagtatgtacaccattcttgaataagaatCTACTATCTTCTTTCTTCTTTCACATTTCTTCAAAATAGGTATTAcaagtagttataaactactaaattataacacgttattagCACGAAGAGCTACGTATAATTAAGGTGATTCTTCGAGTTGCTCAACCACCACTTCCACCTCTCAAGATTTCTGCTGGCCACCGTCCTCCGCCGCTGAAAACGTCAGAAGATCCTGAAACCTCCGATGTGTCTTCTCATCAAGAAGTTATCAGCTTGGATTCTTCCATCACTAAGTTATACTCATTAGGTATTCCAAAAATTGTTGacgttatttaaatttaaattactttgaattaattaattaacaagaaAACCAAGACTTTACAACGATCATAAAATGAACCTGTTTTGAGAGGGATAGTTAAAAAAGGGAGATATTAAGATATACATACCTATATCCTCTCTCAAATACAAAATCACCATCTTTATTTCCTTGTTCTTTCGAACCGAAGACCATCACAAAGTCACAACCCTGCTACTCTTTTGTTCTTGTTTCACAGTTTAAATATCATTCAAAACCCTCACCATGTTGCAGTCAAAAACCAACCAAAAACCATCATCAATTCGGTCACTACTGCAGCTCCTGTTGCTATATGACTAAATGTAATGAACCAttatttcatctctctctttctacaattctAACTCGAGAACCATATTAACCACCTCAACCAAGACCATCGAAACCCATTAGCTTTCTGTTTCCGTTTTATAATTGAAACAAGAACACCATTTAAAAACATAGAAACCACCACAAAACAATGGCGTAAACTATTTCTATTGTGTATACCAAACCACCACTAGGAATATAAATCAACAACTCTGTGGATAGTATTATAGGGTAAGCTATTTTTACGAGAACTTTCTCCTCTTTGTGGCCGACATATACCCACCCAATAACCCCACTTGATAAAGAAATTTGAGCTTTGTTTAATTAATCACGTTTGAATAAATTGAATTATGAAGACAAAGTAGCCACCATTACATACTTTTTCTATTGATGGCAGACAAACATTAAACAAAAACCCCACTTGATAAAGGTGATGATAAAGTGAATAGATTTTTCGGTTTATGCTTTCTATGAAAAACAATAATATGGACCATACACCATTCTTTATTGTTTGGACGTATGTGATCTAAACATTTTAGATTGGGACGTTTAAATAGATTTGCAATAAGAATTATTATGGGCCGACAATATTGATTAGTGTAGGGGTATAATAACAACACGTGATTCGTAAATAATGATGGTACACGAGGATCATGTTTATGATAATGACCATGATGTCGACGTTAGGAATATGATGATGATAGTTAGGGTGCGTTTGGTTCGAATTGTTGAATAGGAATGGGAAAGGTAAAGGGAATACTAAAGGAATGGAATCTTTATAGCATATTATACCCTTTATCTTTGTTGTTGCTTGgtatattaaattaatatggcACTGTAAAATTATCTTTGTTGAGGTagaattagtaataatatcatgtaCGTAAATtaacagttatatacatataatcataatcttTTAGCATCAACCTATAATATACTTGATGGAATTATAATCTTTTAGCATCAATTTTAAAAAGATCAGTGAGTTCGATGCTTCGAATTTAGAAGCACCTTTTCATGAAGCTGAAATATGGGAAGCAATCAAATCTAGTGACGATGACAAAGCACCGGGCCCCGATGGTTTTAACATGAAATTTTTCAAGTCTTTTTGGTGGCTAATTAAAGACGATCTTGTAAAGACTATCGAATGGTTCTGGGAAAACAACACCATCTCTAAGGGTTGCAACGCTTCTTTTGTTTCTCTAATCCCGAAAAAGATTGATCCAATAGGTCTTAATGATTTCCGACCCATAAGCTTGATTGGAAGCTATTACAAAATCATCTCGAAGTTACTTGCAAATAGAATCAAGAAGGTTATTCACAAAATAATAGGATTCGAACAAAGCGCTTTCATTAAAGGTCGGAAAATTCTTGATGGAATTTTAATAGCGAATGAGACTTTAGGAGAAATTAAAAGGCGCAAAGGTAAATGCCTAATTTTCAAAGCAGATTTCACTAAAGCTTTTGATAGCGTTAATTGGATCTTCTTGTTTGAAGTCTTAAGACTCATGGGGTTCGGGTCTAGATGGATCAAATAGATGGAAGAATGCCTCAAATCCGCTTCTATCTCGATACTCGTGAATGGTTCTCCAACAAACGAATTTTCTTTAGAAAAAGGCGTCCGTCAAGGAGATCCTTTATCTCCTTATCTATTCATAATGGTGGCCGAAGGACTTAACTTGCTAATAAAAAGAGCTATTGATGTCGGTCTTATCAAAGGTGTGGAAGTGCGTAATGAAAACATTCTTGTCTCTCACCTCCAATACGCGGATGACACTATATTTTTTGGAGAATGGAGTAGACGGAACGCTTGCAATGTGATGAAACTCTTAAAATGTTTTGAAAAGCTATCCGGACTAAAAGTGAACTTCTTAAAAAGTTGTATGCATGGTATGGGTGTTAACGATGACTCAATCTGAGAGCTTGCTTCATACATGGGATGCTCAATCGGTTCACTCCCCTTCACTTACCTCGGGCTCCCAATCGGTTGTAAAATGAACAAAGAGAAGGATTGGAAGTTTGTGAAAGAAAAATTCAACAATAAGTTATCGGGTTGGAGAGCAAAGACGTTGTCTTTTGGTGGTCGTGTTACCCTCATCAATTCGGTCCTTAGTAGCCTACCGTTGTACGCTTTCTCCCTATTCCGCGCTCCATCGTGCGTCATAGACACGCTAGAAGGTTTGCGTCGtaattttttttggggcgggtcgggggaTAATACATGTATGGCTTGGATTAAATGGGACACCATTCTCACTTCTTATGGGCGGGGGTTTAAACATCGGTTCTTTAAAAGCAAAAAACCTAGCCTTACTAGGAAAATGCTGGTGGCGATTCCGTTTGGAAAAAGATGTTTTTTGGGTAAAAGTTATTAAAAGTATTCATGGGCGGGACGGTGGTTTGGGATGTTACAGAATCTCATGTGGGACTATTTGGGATGGGATCAGAAGCATTGATGGTCTCATGTCTAAATATGATATGAACTTTTCTAATACGTTTGTTAAAGTTGTGAACAATGGCAAAGATACTTTGTTTTGGAAGGATAAATGGATTGGAGACCAACCTCTTCACATCACTTTCAATCGGCTTTTTCATTTGGATTCCGACCAAGATGCTACAGTGAGTGATCGTTTACTTCAAGAAGGTGGTAATGTTCGCCCAAACTATAATTGGGCCAACCGTATTTCGGGCCGAACTGCAACCGAATTGGACTCACTTaaccatttgatcctctcgtttaaTTTAACAGAAAACAAATGTGATTCCTGGTCATGGGTGTTATCAAACAGCAAGGTGTTCTCTTCCAGCTCCCTTCGTGAATACATTGATGATAGACTTCTGCCGATACCTGCTTGTTCAGATAAAACATTAATTAATAAGCTTGTCCCACAAAAAATATCGATCTTCGTTTGGCGAGCCTTAAGAAATAGGCTTCCAGTTCGGTTGGAATTAGACAAGAAGGGAATTGACCTCGATTCGACtagaaataaatatgtgatacaaagatattttactacatgtaatataattacattaataataactatcattataatgatattaaatgaactttataaattttattacctaaaatatataaaagtatatttttattttaatacaaaatgttaaataaggatatatatatatatatatatatatatatatataggccttGGAATCCCTAGTTCACGTTCTGGTAGAGTGTGATTTTGCAACAGACATTTGGAGTCGATTTTTTTCGATGGTGGGGCTCAAACATCCCCAACGATCTAAACCTAAAAGATCTACTCCATGAAAAATACCTGCTTCCGAACAACCCTCTTCAAGCAAGAATTTGGCAGGCTTCGATATGGGTTTGTGCGTACAAAATTTGGCAATACCGAAACAAAAAAATCTTCAGCAATCATTCACGGATGGCTTCGGTGGCAATTCAAGAAATACAACTAAAAAGCTACGAGTGGCTCACGAATCGTTCAAGGAAAGTGAACTTGAATTGGCTCGAATGGTTATCCAAACCTCACGCCTTTGATGATCACGACTAATCTTTCTCATGTTCCAAGTTTTCACGTTTTCTGTTTCATGTTGTTATGTCAGTCGATAGTCATGCGTCTGTAAGGTGATCCTTTTGTTCATTCTTGACTGTAACATTTCATATATCAATGAAATTGcttttggcttttcaaaaaaaaaaaaaaaaaaaaatatacttgatATATAA
This window of the Rutidosis leptorrhynchoides isolate AG116_Rl617_1_P2 chromosome 7, CSIRO_AGI_Rlap_v1, whole genome shotgun sequence genome carries:
- the LOC139860277 gene encoding uncharacterized mitochondrial protein AtMg01250-like, with the protein product MEECLKSASISILVNGSPTNEFSLEKGVRQGDPLSPYLFIMVAEGLNLLIKRAIDVGLIKGVEVRNENILVSHLQYADDTIFFGEWSRRNACNVMKLLKCFEKLSGLKVNFLKSCMHGMGVNDDSI
- the LOC139860278 gene encoding uncharacterized protein, coding for MGCSIGSLPFTYLGLPIGCKMNKEKDWKFVKEKFNNKLSGWRAKTLSFGGRVTLINSVLSSLPLYAFSLFRAPSCVIDTLEVVNNGKDTLFWKDKWIGDQPLHITFNRLFHLDSDQDATVSDRLLQEGGNVRPNYNWANRISGRTATELDSLNHLILSFNLTENKCDSWSWVLSNSKVFSSSSLREYIDDRLLPIPACSDKTLINKLVPQKISIFVWRALRNRLPVRLELDKKGIDLDSTRNKYTFGVDFFRWWGSNIPNDLNLKDLLHEKYLLPNNPLQARIWQASIWVCAYKIWQYRNKKIFSNHSRMASVAIQEIQLKSYEWLTNRSRKVNLNWLEWLSKPHAFDDHD